One Actinomadura viridis genomic region harbors:
- a CDS encoding response regulator transcription factor: MRVVLADDDVLLREGVASLLVRSGFELVGQAGDASQLLALVREHLPDLVIVDIRMPPTQTDEGLKAARAIRERHPQIGIAVLSAYVEVEPAMELLAGGRGIGYLLKSRVTDVADFIETLRRLVKGGSVVDPSLVQELVASQRRDDPLAALSPREREVLALMAEGLSNAGIARKLWVTEGTVEKHVHSILSKLPLGDTDDDHRRVLAVLAYLDAR, from the coding sequence ATCCGCGTCGTTCTCGCAGATGACGACGTCCTGCTCCGTGAGGGCGTCGCGAGCCTGTTGGTCCGCTCCGGCTTCGAGCTGGTGGGGCAGGCCGGGGACGCTTCGCAGCTGCTCGCGCTGGTCCGCGAGCACCTCCCCGACCTGGTGATCGTCGACATTCGCATGCCCCCGACGCAGACCGACGAGGGACTGAAGGCGGCACGGGCCATCCGGGAGCGGCATCCCCAGATCGGGATCGCCGTGCTCTCGGCGTACGTCGAGGTGGAGCCCGCGATGGAACTGCTGGCCGGCGGGCGGGGGATCGGGTACCTGCTCAAGAGCCGCGTCACCGACGTGGCGGACTTCATCGAGACGCTGCGGCGGCTCGTCAAGGGCGGCTCGGTCGTGGACCCCTCGCTGGTCCAGGAACTCGTCGCCTCCCAGCGGCGTGATGATCCCCTGGCCGCCCTCAGCCCGCGTGAGCGCGAAGTTCTCGCGCTGATGGCGGAAGGGCTCTCCAACGCCGGGATAGCCCGAAAGCTCTGGGTCACCGAGGGAACGGTCGAGAAGCACGTGCACAGCATTCTCAGCAAGCTTCCGCTCGGTGACACCGATGACGACCATCGGCGCGTCCTGGCGGTCCTCGCGTACCTGGACGCCCGTTAG
- a CDS encoding response regulator, whose product MAVRCLIVDDSSRFIAAARGLLDGGAVSVVGAATTADDALQKIDELRPDVVLLDIDLGPESGFEVARRLGERVESERAGSERAGSEGAESERAGSGGAGGPRVILISARARADYEDLIAAVPVAGFLGKLELSPAAIIEMVSSC is encoded by the coding sequence ATGGCTGTCCGCTGCCTGATCGTCGACGACAGCAGCCGCTTCATCGCAGCGGCCCGGGGGCTGCTCGACGGTGGAGCGGTCTCCGTCGTCGGCGCCGCCACGACGGCCGACGACGCGCTCCAGAAGATCGACGAACTCCGGCCCGACGTCGTCCTGCTCGATATCGACCTCGGCCCGGAGAGCGGATTCGAGGTCGCGCGGCGGCTCGGTGAGCGCGTGGAGTCCGAACGCGCGGGGTCCGAACGCGCCGGGTCCGAAGGCGCGGAGTCCGAACGCGCGGGGTCCGGGGGTGCCGGAGGTCCGCGGGTCATCCTGATCTCGGCCCGCGCGCGAGCGGATTACGAAGATCTCATCGCGGCCGTCCCGGTGGCCGGGTTCCTGGGGAAACTCGAGCTCTCGCCCGCGGCGATCATCGAGATGGTCTCGTCCTGCTAA
- a CDS encoding FAD-binding and (Fe-S)-binding domain-containing protein, translated as MGLQQELRAHVDGEVRFDEGSRAAYSHDSSNYRQTPIGVVVPRTVEAAVAAVGVCRDHDVPVFSRGGGTSLAGQCCNEGVVIDWSKYCHRLLSVDGDRALVEPGACLDDLNAELAPRGLMVGPKPSTHDTCTIGGMIGNDSCGATAQAYGKMADSVLRLEVLTYDGERMWVGETSEEEYERILAAGGRRAEIYRAMRGLVEENLALIRTRFPDIPRRISGYNLDSLLPEKGAHVARALVGSESTLVTVLRAEIRLFEVPRYQALAVLGYADIAAAADAVPEVARHRPLALEGVDHTLISLARVTRLAGEDVVRELPEGAGWLMVRFGGRTRQEAEDRARRLIEESGDAHTAFMDDPAEEERVWRVREAGLGATAYPPRGPETHEGWEDAAVPPDRLGDYLRDFQALLHDFDYRHCSLYGHFGQGCVHTRIPFDLEDPGGVAEYRRFVERAARLVASYGGSLSGEHGDGQSRGELLPIMFGGEVVELFGRFKRIWDPAGRMNPGKVVDPYRLDQNLDLLGYHPEEPPTHFSYPHDHGRFTHAASRCVGIGQCRATSGGVMCPSYRVTQEEEHSTRGRARVLMEMMRGETITGGWRSKDVHRALDLCLACKGCKSDCPVNVDMATYKAEFLAHHYRRRLRPPAHYSMGWLPLWARLASAAPRTVNALTHAPGLARAIKLAGGVDPRREIPRFAERTLIDWFAGRGVRGDGDPVILWPDTFTSHFHPDAGKAAVRLLERFGYRVDMPPVPLCCGLTWISTGQLGIAERVLRRTVAALAPRLRRGERVVVLEPSCAAVFRSDAPDLLYGDLDVKLLRERTVALPELLLDRVPAAPPPGTGIGAVAQPHCHQHAVWGFEDDRRLLERVGVRTRVLDAGCCGLAGNFGFERGHHEVSVGAAELALWPAVRDAGEGTRVLADGFSCRTQIEAGTAAHPVHLAELLAEVLLRAEAPAGEPAPAR; from the coding sequence ATGGGCCTTCAGCAGGAACTCCGGGCACATGTCGACGGCGAGGTGCGGTTCGACGAGGGATCGCGGGCCGCCTACTCCCACGATTCCTCCAACTACCGCCAGACCCCGATCGGGGTGGTGGTGCCCCGCACCGTGGAGGCGGCGGTGGCCGCGGTCGGGGTCTGCCGCGACCACGACGTCCCGGTGTTCTCCCGGGGCGGGGGGACGAGCCTGGCGGGGCAGTGCTGCAACGAGGGCGTGGTCATCGACTGGTCCAAGTACTGCCACCGCCTGCTGTCGGTGGACGGCGACCGGGCGCTGGTGGAACCCGGCGCCTGCCTGGACGACCTCAACGCCGAGCTGGCCCCCCGCGGGCTGATGGTCGGGCCGAAGCCGTCCACCCACGACACCTGCACGATCGGCGGCATGATCGGCAACGACTCCTGCGGCGCGACCGCCCAGGCGTACGGCAAGATGGCCGACTCGGTGCTGCGCCTGGAGGTGCTGACCTACGACGGCGAGCGCATGTGGGTCGGGGAGACCTCCGAGGAGGAGTACGAGCGGATCCTGGCCGCCGGGGGCCGGCGCGCCGAGATCTACCGCGCGATGCGCGGCCTGGTGGAGGAGAACCTGGCGCTGATCCGTACCCGCTTCCCCGACATCCCCCGGCGGATCTCCGGGTACAACCTGGACTCGCTGCTGCCCGAGAAGGGCGCGCACGTGGCGCGGGCGCTGGTCGGCAGCGAATCCACCCTGGTCACGGTGCTGCGGGCCGAGATCAGGCTGTTCGAGGTGCCGCGGTACCAGGCGCTGGCCGTGCTGGGCTACGCCGACATCGCCGCCGCGGCCGACGCGGTTCCGGAGGTCGCCCGGCACCGCCCGCTGGCGCTGGAGGGCGTCGACCACACGCTGATCAGCCTGGCCCGGGTCACCCGGCTGGCCGGCGAGGACGTGGTGCGGGAGCTGCCCGAGGGCGCGGGGTGGCTGATGGTGCGGTTCGGCGGCCGGACCCGGCAGGAGGCGGAGGACCGGGCGCGGCGGCTCATCGAGGAGTCGGGGGACGCGCACACCGCGTTCATGGACGACCCGGCCGAGGAGGAGCGCGTGTGGCGGGTCCGCGAGGCCGGGCTGGGCGCCACCGCCTACCCGCCGCGCGGGCCCGAGACCCACGAGGGCTGGGAGGACGCGGCCGTCCCACCGGACCGGCTCGGCGACTACCTGCGCGACTTCCAGGCCCTCCTGCACGACTTCGACTACCGGCACTGCTCGCTGTACGGCCATTTCGGGCAGGGCTGCGTCCACACCCGGATCCCGTTCGACCTGGAGGACCCCGGCGGGGTGGCCGAGTACCGGCGGTTCGTGGAACGGGCCGCGCGGCTGGTCGCCTCGTACGGCGGGTCCCTGTCGGGCGAGCACGGCGACGGCCAGTCGCGGGGCGAGCTGCTGCCGATCATGTTCGGCGGGGAGGTGGTCGAGCTGTTCGGCCGCTTCAAGCGGATCTGGGACCCGGCCGGGCGGATGAACCCCGGCAAGGTCGTCGACCCGTACCGGCTGGACCAGAACCTCGACCTCCTCGGCTACCACCCCGAGGAGCCGCCGACCCACTTCTCCTACCCGCACGACCACGGGCGGTTCACCCACGCCGCGTCCCGCTGCGTCGGCATCGGCCAGTGCCGCGCCACCTCCGGCGGCGTCATGTGCCCCAGCTACCGCGTCACCCAGGAGGAGGAGCACAGCACCCGCGGCCGGGCCCGCGTCCTCATGGAGATGATGCGCGGGGAGACCATCACCGGCGGCTGGCGCTCCAAGGACGTCCACCGCGCGCTCGACCTCTGCCTGGCCTGCAAGGGATGCAAGAGCGACTGCCCGGTGAACGTGGACATGGCCACCTACAAGGCCGAGTTCCTCGCGCACCACTACCGGCGGCGGCTCCGGCCGCCCGCGCACTACTCCATGGGCTGGCTCCCCCTCTGGGCGCGGCTCGCCTCGGCCGCGCCGCGCACGGTCAACGCGCTGACGCACGCGCCCGGCCTGGCCCGCGCGATCAAGCTCGCCGGGGGTGTCGACCCGCGCCGGGAGATACCCCGGTTCGCCGAGCGGACGCTCATCGACTGGTTCGCCGGACGGGGCGTGCGGGGCGACGGCGACCCGGTGATCCTGTGGCCCGACACCTTCACCTCCCACTTCCACCCGGACGCGGGCAAGGCGGCCGTACGGCTGCTGGAGCGGTTCGGCTACCGGGTGGACATGCCGCCCGTCCCCCTGTGCTGCGGGCTCACCTGGATCTCCACCGGGCAGCTCGGGATCGCCGAACGCGTCCTGCGCCGGACGGTGGCGGCGCTCGCGCCCCGGCTGCGGCGCGGCGAGCGGGTCGTGGTCCTGGAGCCGAGCTGCGCGGCGGTGTTCCGTTCGGACGCCCCCGACCTGCTGTACGGCGACCTCGACGTCAAGCTGCTCCGGGAACGGACCGTCGCGCTGCCCGAGCTGCTGCTCGACCGGGTCCCGGCCGCCCCGCCGCCCGGCACCGGCATCGGCGCCGTCGCCCAGCCGCACTGCCACCAGCACGCCGTGTGGGGGTTCGAGGACGACCGCCGCCTGCTGGAGCGGGTCGGCGTGCGGACGAGGGTGCTGGACGCCGGCTGCTGCGGGCTGGCCGGGAACTTCGGCTTCGAGCGCGGCCACCACGAGGTGTCGGTCGGCGCCGCCGAGCTGGCGCTCTGGCCGGCGGTGCGCGACGCGGGCGAGGGCACCCGCGTCCTGGCGGACGGGTTCTCCTGCCGTACGCAGATCGAGGCGGGCACCGCGGCGCACCCGGTGCACCTGGCCGAGCTGCTCGCCGAGGTGCTGCTGCGCGCCGAGGCCCCGGCCGGGGAACCGGCCCCCGCCCGCTGA
- a CDS encoding enolase C-terminal domain-like protein, translating into MNGPATGPVPARAPDPAVEEVRASAYTVPTDAPEADGTLAWDSTTLVLAEVRAGDVTGLGWTYGSPACARVIDGKLAGVLRGRAALDVPGAWEAMVRAVRNDGRPGAVGYALSAVDVALWDLKARLLGLPLHRLLGAVRESVPVYGSGGFTTYDDARMVSQLTGWTGRNLPRVKIKIAESWGSEPARDLARMRRAREVIGPGVELFVDANGGYSRKQAIRVMAEAADLDVRWYEEPVSSDDLAGLREVRDAVLPDVAAGEYGHDLFYFWRMCQAEAVDCLQADITRCGGITEWLRVAALASSYGLELSGHCAPHAHAHAAAATPNLRHLEWFHDHVRIESMFFDGVLDPAGGAVVPAADAPGLGLAFRRADAERYRIG; encoded by the coding sequence GTGAACGGCCCCGCCACCGGGCCCGTACCCGCCAGGGCGCCCGATCCGGCCGTCGAGGAGGTCCGGGCGAGCGCGTACACCGTTCCGACCGACGCGCCCGAGGCCGACGGGACGCTCGCGTGGGACTCCACCACGCTCGTCCTCGCCGAGGTGCGCGCGGGTGACGTGACCGGCCTCGGCTGGACCTACGGCTCGCCCGCCTGCGCCCGCGTCATCGACGGCAAGCTCGCCGGGGTGCTGCGCGGCCGGGCCGCGCTGGACGTGCCCGGCGCGTGGGAGGCGATGGTCCGGGCCGTGCGCAACGACGGCCGCCCGGGCGCGGTCGGGTACGCCCTGTCGGCCGTGGACGTGGCGTTATGGGACCTGAAGGCGAGGCTGCTCGGCCTGCCCCTGCACCGGCTGCTGGGCGCCGTCCGCGAGAGCGTCCCGGTGTACGGCAGCGGCGGCTTCACCACCTACGACGACGCGCGGATGGTCTCCCAGCTCACCGGCTGGACGGGGCGGAACCTCCCCCGGGTGAAGATCAAGATCGCCGAGTCGTGGGGCTCCGAGCCCGCCCGGGACCTGGCCCGGATGCGCCGCGCACGCGAGGTCATCGGCCCCGGCGTCGAGCTCTTCGTGGACGCGAACGGCGGCTACTCGCGCAAGCAGGCGATCCGGGTGATGGCCGAGGCCGCCGACCTGGACGTGCGGTGGTACGAGGAGCCGGTGTCCTCCGACGACCTGGCCGGGCTGCGGGAGGTCCGCGACGCCGTCCTGCCCGACGTCGCCGCCGGCGAGTACGGCCATGACCTGTTCTACTTCTGGCGGATGTGCCAGGCGGAGGCCGTCGACTGCCTCCAGGCCGACATCACCCGGTGCGGCGGGATCACCGAGTGGCTGCGCGTGGCGGCGCTCGCCTCGTCCTACGGGCTGGAGCTGTCGGGCCACTGCGCCCCGCACGCGCACGCGCACGCCGCGGCGGCCACCCCGAACCTGCGCCATCTGGAGTGGTTCCACGACCACGTGCGGATCGAGTCGATGTTCTTCGACGGGGTCCTCGATCCCGCCGGCGGCGCGGTGGTCCCGGCCGCCGACGCGCCCGGGCTCGGCCTGGCGTTCCGGCGCGCCGACGCCGAGCGCTACCGGATCGGCTGA
- a CDS encoding thiamine pyrophosphate-requiring protein gives MAPTTVADHLLDRLREWGVEQVFGYPGDGINGLLAAWGRAGDRPRFIQSRHEEMSAFEAVGYAKFTGRLGVCAATSGPGAIHLLNGLYDAKLDHVPVVAIVGQTNRSAMGGSYQQEVDLLTLYKDVASDYVQVVSVPEQLPNVLDRAIRVALAERAPTAVIIHADVQELEYSPPRHEFKMVPSSIGIDWPAIDPDDEAIGRAAEVLNAGERVAILAGAGARGAREELARVADLLGAGVAKALLGKDVLSDELPYVTGAIGLLGSRPSYEMMNSCDTLLTVGSSFPYTQFMPGLDQARAVQIDDDPRQIGMRYPYEVNLVGDAAATLRALIPRLRHKQDRSWREGIEASVRRWWETVRMEAMVEADPINPMRLFHELSERLPHDAIVTADSGSAANWYARNLVFRGDVRGSLSGNLATMGCGVPYGIGAKIGQPDRPVIVFAGDGAMQMNGMAELLTIKHYWEEWLDPRLIVAVLHNNDLNQVTWEMRAMQGAPKFPESQTLPEMDYAAFAASLGLQAITVNKPKEIGPAWDRALAADRPTLLDVRCDPNVPPIPPHASFEQAKDAAEAMLKGDEDRWGVIKQGVKTKVQEFLPHREGK, from the coding sequence ATGGCACCGACCACGGTCGCCGACCATCTGCTGGACCGCCTGCGTGAATGGGGTGTGGAACAGGTCTTCGGCTATCCCGGCGACGGCATCAACGGGCTGCTGGCGGCCTGGGGCCGGGCGGGCGACCGCCCGAGGTTCATCCAGTCCCGGCACGAGGAGATGAGCGCGTTCGAGGCCGTCGGGTACGCCAAGTTCACCGGCCGTCTCGGCGTGTGCGCCGCGACGTCGGGCCCGGGGGCGATCCACCTGCTCAACGGCCTGTACGACGCCAAGCTCGACCACGTGCCCGTCGTGGCGATCGTGGGGCAGACCAACCGCAGCGCCATGGGCGGCTCCTACCAGCAGGAGGTGGACCTGCTCACGCTCTACAAGGACGTGGCCAGCGACTACGTCCAGGTGGTGAGCGTGCCCGAGCAACTGCCCAACGTCCTGGACCGGGCGATCCGGGTGGCGCTGGCCGAACGCGCCCCGACCGCCGTGATCATCCACGCCGACGTGCAGGAGCTGGAGTACTCCCCGCCCCGGCACGAGTTCAAGATGGTGCCGTCCAGCATCGGCATCGACTGGCCCGCCATCGACCCCGACGACGAGGCGATCGGGCGCGCCGCCGAGGTGCTGAACGCGGGCGAGCGGGTGGCGATCCTGGCCGGGGCGGGCGCGCGCGGCGCCCGCGAGGAACTGGCGCGGGTCGCCGACCTGCTCGGCGCGGGCGTGGCCAAGGCGCTGCTGGGCAAGGACGTGCTGTCCGACGAGCTGCCGTACGTGACCGGCGCGATCGGCCTGCTGGGGTCCCGGCCGAGCTACGAGATGATGAACAGCTGCGACACGCTGCTCACGGTGGGGTCCAGCTTCCCGTACACCCAGTTCATGCCCGGGCTCGACCAGGCGCGCGCGGTGCAGATCGACGACGACCCCCGGCAGATCGGGATGCGCTACCCGTACGAGGTGAACCTGGTCGGCGACGCCGCGGCCACCCTGCGGGCGCTGATCCCGCGCCTGCGGCACAAGCAGGACCGGTCCTGGCGGGAGGGCATCGAGGCGAGCGTGCGGCGCTGGTGGGAGACCGTCCGCATGGAGGCGATGGTCGAGGCCGACCCGATCAACCCGATGCGGCTCTTCCACGAGCTGTCCGAACGGCTGCCGCACGACGCGATCGTCACCGCCGACTCGGGCTCGGCGGCCAACTGGTACGCCCGCAACCTGGTGTTCCGCGGCGACGTCCGCGGGTCGCTGTCGGGCAACCTGGCCACGATGGGCTGCGGCGTTCCGTACGGCATCGGCGCCAAGATCGGGCAGCCGGACCGGCCGGTGATCGTGTTCGCCGGGGACGGGGCCATGCAGATGAACGGGATGGCCGAGCTGCTGACGATCAAGCATTACTGGGAGGAGTGGCTGGACCCCCGGCTGATCGTCGCGGTGCTGCACAACAACGACCTCAACCAGGTCACCTGGGAGATGCGGGCCATGCAGGGGGCGCCCAAGTTCCCGGAGTCGCAGACGCTGCCCGAGATGGACTACGCCGCGTTCGCCGCGAGCCTCGGCCTGCAGGCCATCACGGTGAACAAGCCGAAGGAGATCGGGCCGGCCTGGGACCGCGCGCTGGCCGCCGACCGGCCGACGCTGCTGGACGTGCGCTGCGACCCGAACGTGCCGCCGATCCCGCCGCACGCCAGCTTCGAGCAGGCCAAGGACGCCGCCGAGGCGATGCTGAAGGGCGACGAGGACCGCTGGGGAGTGATCAAGCAGGGCGTCAAGACCAAGGTGCAGGAGTTCCTCCCGCACCGTGAAGGCAAGTGA
- a CDS encoding glycoside hydrolase family 15 protein: MGIGREGPYALREYAVIADGERGALVGPHGNCVWMCFPSWESPALFDALTGGMGGYAVRPADPWHVWGGHYEDRGLIWRSRWVTGHGVIECREALARPASRDRALLLRQVQALNGPARIRVDLDVRADFSRCPMSSRRLADGLWTARSGGVRIRWAGAEAARPAGPGGGLALFIDLEPGRPHDLVLELSAREPAGPLEDARPLWEATEAAWRASVPSCADTLAPRDAQLSYAVLTGLTSSSGGMVAAATTSLPERIGGDRDYDYRYAWIRDQCYAGQAVAIHGARLELLDTAVGFVAERVLSDGPRLRPVYTVDGRPVPPERPVPLPGYPGARMIVGNRAGDQFQLDAFGEALLLFATARRADRLPREAAAAARVATRVIAERWNEPEAGIWETADRRWAHSRLICVAGLRATAGHAESENEAARMLALADEIMAATTASSLAPEGHWWRAPDDHRIDASLLLPVLRGALPADDPRATATMEKVRDALVQDGFVYRYKVDDRPLGEAEGAFTLCGFLLALVEYQCGEAARALRRFERIRSGCGTSGLFTEEYDVRQRQLRANLPQAFVHALFLETATRLAR, from the coding sequence GTGGGTATCGGCAGGGAAGGGCCGTACGCCCTGCGCGAGTACGCGGTGATCGCCGACGGGGAACGCGGGGCGCTGGTCGGCCCGCACGGCAACTGCGTCTGGATGTGCTTCCCGTCCTGGGAGTCGCCGGCGCTGTTCGACGCGCTGACCGGCGGCATGGGCGGCTACGCGGTCCGTCCCGCCGACCCCTGGCACGTGTGGGGCGGCCACTACGAGGACCGCGGCCTGATCTGGCGCAGCCGCTGGGTCACCGGGCACGGGGTGATCGAGTGCCGGGAGGCGCTGGCCCGTCCCGCGTCCCGCGACCGGGCGCTGCTCCTGCGGCAGGTCCAGGCCCTGAACGGCCCGGCCCGGATCCGGGTCGATCTCGACGTCCGGGCCGACTTCAGCCGGTGCCCGATGAGCTCCCGGCGTCTCGCGGACGGCCTGTGGACGGCCCGGAGCGGCGGCGTCCGCATCCGGTGGGCGGGTGCCGAGGCGGCCAGGCCCGCCGGGCCCGGCGGCGGCCTGGCACTGTTCATCGACCTGGAGCCGGGCCGCCCCCATGACCTCGTCCTGGAACTGTCGGCGCGGGAGCCCGCAGGCCCGCTGGAGGACGCCCGGCCCCTCTGGGAGGCGACCGAGGCCGCCTGGCGGGCGAGCGTGCCGTCCTGCGCCGACACCCTCGCGCCCCGCGACGCCCAGCTCTCCTACGCGGTCCTGACGGGGCTGACGTCCTCCTCCGGCGGGATGGTGGCGGCGGCGACCACGTCCCTGCCGGAACGGATCGGCGGCGACCGCGACTACGACTACCGGTACGCCTGGATCCGCGACCAGTGCTACGCGGGCCAGGCGGTGGCCATCCACGGGGCGCGCTTGGAACTGCTGGACACGGCGGTCGGGTTCGTGGCCGAGCGGGTGCTGTCCGACGGCCCGCGCCTGCGGCCGGTGTACACGGTGGACGGCCGGCCGGTGCCGCCGGAACGGCCCGTCCCGCTGCCCGGCTACCCCGGCGCCCGGATGATCGTGGGGAACCGCGCGGGCGACCAGTTCCAGCTCGACGCCTTCGGCGAGGCGCTGCTGCTGTTCGCGACGGCGCGGCGGGCGGACCGGCTGCCGCGGGAGGCCGCCGCCGCGGCCCGGGTCGCCACGCGGGTGATCGCCGAACGCTGGAACGAGCCCGAGGCCGGCATCTGGGAGACCGCGGACCGGCGCTGGGCCCACTCCCGGCTGATCTGCGTCGCCGGGCTCCGGGCCACCGCCGGACACGCGGAGAGCGAGAACGAGGCCGCCCGGATGCTGGCGCTGGCCGACGAGATCATGGCGGCCACGACGGCGTCGAGCCTGGCCCCGGAGGGCCACTGGTGGCGCGCCCCCGACGACCACCGGATCGACGCGTCCCTGCTCCTGCCGGTGCTGCGCGGCGCCCTGCCCGCCGACGACCCGCGCGCCACCGCGACCATGGAGAAGGTGCGGGACGCGCTCGTCCAGGACGGCTTCGTCTACCGCTACAAGGTCGACGACCGCCCGCTGGGTGAGGCCGAGGGGGCGTTCACGCTCTGCGGGTTCCTGCTCGCGCTGGTCGAGTACCAGTGCGGCGAGGCCGCCCGCGCCCTGCGCCGCTTCGAGCGGATCCGCTCCGGCTGCGGGACCAGCGGCCTGTTCACCGAGGAATACGACGTGCGGCAGCGCCAGCTCCGCGCCAACCTCCCGCAGGCGTTCGTGCACGCGCTCTTCCTGGAGACCGCCACCCGGCTGGCCCGCTGA
- a CDS encoding SDR family oxidoreductase gives MSGQVVVVTGASGGIGRAAARAFGRRGASVALLARGETGLNAAAREVAEAGGRALVLPVDVADFGAVREAGLRAEAELGPVDVWVNVAFSSVFAEFVDIEPDEFRRATEVTYLGFVHGTRVALDLMLPRDRGTIVQTGSALAKRGIPLQSAYCGAKHAVQGFHESLRTELLHRRSGVRTTIVHMPAVNTPQFDWCESRLPEHAQPVPPIYQPEVAAEALVYAADHPGRREYWIGGSTVGTLLANRLVPGLLDRYLARTGFKSQQTGRPRDPGQPANLWEPADGPGGRDFGAHGSFDDRAHSRSPQMRAARHRRVLAAGGAALALGGWLLARRPARHSACR, from the coding sequence ATGTCCGGACAGGTGGTCGTCGTGACCGGCGCCAGCGGCGGCATCGGCCGCGCGGCGGCGCGGGCGTTCGGCCGCCGGGGGGCGAGCGTCGCGCTGCTGGCCCGCGGCGAGACCGGCCTGAACGCGGCGGCCCGCGAGGTGGCCGAGGCCGGTGGCCGGGCGCTGGTCCTGCCGGTGGACGTCGCCGACTTCGGGGCGGTCCGGGAGGCCGGGCTGCGCGCGGAGGCGGAGCTGGGGCCGGTGGACGTGTGGGTGAACGTGGCGTTCAGCTCGGTGTTCGCCGAGTTCGTCGACATCGAGCCGGACGAGTTCCGGCGCGCCACGGAGGTCACCTACCTCGGCTTCGTGCACGGGACGCGGGTGGCGCTGGACCTGATGCTGCCGCGGGACCGGGGCACGATCGTGCAGACGGGTTCGGCCCTGGCCAAGCGCGGCATCCCGTTGCAGTCGGCGTACTGCGGGGCCAAGCACGCCGTCCAGGGGTTCCACGAGTCGCTGCGCACCGAGCTGCTGCACCGGCGCAGCGGCGTGCGGACCACGATCGTCCACATGCCCGCGGTGAACACCCCGCAGTTCGACTGGTGCGAATCGCGGCTGCCCGAGCACGCCCAGCCCGTCCCGCCCATCTACCAGCCGGAGGTCGCGGCCGAGGCCCTGGTGTACGCCGCCGACCATCCGGGCCGCCGGGAGTACTGGATCGGCGGCAGCACGGTCGGGACGCTGCTGGCCAACCGGCTGGTCCCCGGGCTGCTCGACCGCTACCTGGCCAGGACGGGGTTCAAGTCCCAGCAGACGGGACGGCCGCGGGATCCCGGCCAGCCGGCGAACCTGTGGGAGCCCGCCGACGGCCCCGGCGGGCGCGACTTCGGCGCGCACGGCTCGTTCGACGACCGGGCCCATTCCCGTTCCCCGCAGATGCGGGCGGCGCGGCACCGGCGCGTGCTGGCGGCGGGCGGCGCCGCGCTCGCGCTGGGCGGCTGGCTGCTGGCCCGCCGCCCGGCCCGCCACTCGGCCTGCCGCTGA
- a CDS encoding polysaccharide pyruvyl transferase family protein, translating into MRVLLTGWAGFVHGEATAGDVLAMEAVREALTGAGVECDVAWSPVMRPDGLTLDRADPARYTHVVMACGPAHGEQVEWLHRRFAHCRRIAVGVSVVDPASQAVTGFHAVLPRDAPGTAPRADLAAAPAPSVPGPPVVGVVLSGGQPEYGDRGRHGPIAAELTGWLGSRDCARVPLDTRLDPRDWRHAATPAELEAVIGRLDLVVTTRLHGLVLALRNGVPALAVDPVRGGAKISAQAVAWEWPAVVTTGNRDAPPFLRRPVLDRWYDWCLSPEGGGACARRSPPAPSLLDDLLRTLDAGAHRSAP; encoded by the coding sequence ATGCGGGTGCTGCTGACCGGGTGGGCCGGCTTCGTGCACGGCGAGGCCACGGCCGGGGACGTTCTGGCGATGGAGGCGGTACGGGAGGCCCTCACGGGAGCCGGGGTGGAGTGCGACGTGGCGTGGAGCCCGGTGATGCGCCCGGACGGGCTCACCCTGGACCGCGCCGACCCGGCCCGCTACACGCACGTGGTCATGGCCTGCGGACCGGCGCACGGCGAGCAGGTGGAGTGGCTGCACCGCAGGTTCGCGCACTGCCGCCGCATCGCGGTCGGCGTGTCGGTCGTCGACCCTGCCTCACAGGCCGTCACCGGATTCCACGCCGTCCTGCCCCGGGACGCCCCGGGCACGGCGCCCCGGGCCGACCTGGCCGCCGCCCCCGCCCCGTCCGTTCCCGGCCCGCCCGTCGTCGGCGTCGTCCTGTCCGGGGGGCAGCCGGAGTACGGCGACCGCGGGCGGCACGGCCCGATCGCGGCGGAGCTGACCGGCTGGCTGGGGTCGCGCGACTGCGCGCGGGTCCCACTGGACACCCGGCTCGACCCGCGGGACTGGCGGCACGCGGCGACGCCCGCCGAACTGGAGGCCGTGATCGGGCGGCTGGACCTCGTGGTCACCACCCGGTTGCACGGCCTGGTGCTCGCCCTCCGGAACGGCGTCCCCGCGCTGGCGGTCGACCCGGTCCGCGGCGGCGCGAAGATCAGCGCGCAGGCGGTGGCCTGGGAGTGGCCCGCGGTCGTCACCACCGGGAACCGGGACGCGCCGCCGTTCCTCCGCCGCCCCGTGCTGGACCGCTGGTACGACTGGTGCCTCTCGCCCGAGGGCGGGGGAGCCTGCGCGCGCAGGAGCCCGCCGGCGCCGTCCCTGCTGGACGACCTCCTGCGCACCCTGGACGCCGGCGCCCACCGCTCCGCGCCGTAA